From the genome of Segatella hominis, one region includes:
- a CDS encoding elongation factor G gives MRVYKTNEIKNIALLGSAGSGKTTLAESMLFEAGVIKRRGSVEAKNTVSDYFPVELEYGYSVFPTVFHVEWNNKKLNIIDCPGSDDFVGGAITSMNVTDQAVILINGQYGPEVGTQNNFRYTEKLGKPVIFLVNQLDSDKCDFDNVIATMKEIYGPKCVQIQYPIETGSGFNALIDVLLMKKYSWKPEGGAPIIEDIPEEEMDKALELHKALVEAAAENDEGLMEKFFESESLTEDEMREGIRKGLVTRSIFPVFCVCAGKSMGVHRLMEFLGNVVPFVDDMPKLHNTRGEEIVPDSNGPESIYFFKTGMEPHIGEVSYFKVMSGCVKTGDDLTNADRGSKERIGQIYACAGANRVAVEQLNAGDIGCTVKLKDVKTGNTLNGKDTEWRFDFIKYPNPKYSRAIKAVNAQDTEKLMAALLKMRQEDPTWIVEQSKELRQVIVRGQGEFHLRTLKWRLENNEKLNVVFEEPRIPYRETITKKARAEYRHKKQSGGAGQFGEVHLIVEPYAEGMPDPTSFTFNGQEFKMNIKSREEVDLEWGGKLVFLNSVVGGAIDARFMPAILKGIMDCMEHGPLTGSYARDVRVIVYDGKMHPVDSNELSFMLAARRAFSDAFKQAGPKILEPIYDLEVYVPADFMGDVMSDLQGRRALIMGMDSEAGYQKLSAKIPLKELSNYSISLSSLTGGRASFTTKFASYELVPNDIQSKLIADHEEELAKEAE, from the coding sequence ATGAGAGTTTATAAGACTAATGAGATTAAAAACATTGCGCTGCTGGGCAGTGCGGGTAGCGGCAAGACTACACTTGCCGAGAGTATGTTGTTTGAAGCAGGCGTTATCAAGCGTAGAGGCTCTGTAGAAGCGAAGAATACGGTGAGCGACTACTTCCCAGTTGAGTTGGAATATGGCTACTCGGTGTTCCCTACTGTTTTTCATGTTGAGTGGAACAACAAGAAGCTTAATATCATTGATTGTCCTGGTAGTGATGACTTTGTGGGCGGTGCGATAACTTCAATGAATGTAACCGATCAGGCTGTTATCCTTATTAATGGTCAGTATGGTCCTGAAGTAGGTACTCAGAACAACTTCCGCTATACAGAGAAGTTGGGCAAGCCTGTTATCTTCCTGGTCAATCAGTTGGATTCTGATAAGTGTGATTTCGATAATGTCATCGCTACGATGAAGGAAATCTATGGTCCAAAGTGTGTTCAGATTCAATATCCTATTGAGACAGGTTCTGGCTTTAATGCTCTCATTGACGTACTTCTGATGAAAAAATATTCTTGGAAGCCAGAGGGTGGTGCTCCTATTATTGAGGATATTCCTGAAGAGGAGATGGATAAGGCTTTGGAATTGCATAAAGCTTTAGTTGAAGCTGCTGCTGAAAATGACGAGGGCTTGATGGAGAAATTCTTTGAAAGCGAGAGCTTGACTGAAGATGAGATGCGTGAAGGTATCCGCAAGGGTCTGGTTACTCGTAGCATCTTCCCTGTTTTCTGTGTTTGTGCAGGTAAGTCTATGGGCGTTCACCGCTTGATGGAATTCTTGGGTAATGTTGTTCCTTTCGTTGATGATATGCCTAAATTGCATAACACTCGTGGTGAGGAGATTGTTCCAGACTCTAATGGTCCTGAAAGTATTTATTTCTTCAAGACAGGTATGGAACCTCATATCGGTGAAGTAAGTTACTTTAAGGTAATGAGTGGTTGCGTGAAGACGGGTGATGACTTGACAAATGCTGATCGTGGCAGCAAGGAACGCATTGGACAGATTTATGCTTGTGCTGGTGCTAATCGTGTAGCTGTAGAACAGTTGAATGCCGGTGATATCGGTTGTACGGTGAAGTTGAAGGATGTGAAGACCGGTAATACCCTGAATGGTAAGGATACAGAATGGCGATTTGACTTTATCAAATATCCTAATCCTAAATATTCACGTGCTATTAAGGCCGTTAATGCTCAGGATACAGAAAAACTGATGGCTGCTCTCTTGAAGATGCGTCAGGAGGATCCAACTTGGATTGTTGAGCAGAGTAAGGAATTGCGTCAGGTTATTGTCCGCGGACAGGGTGAATTCCATCTTCGTACTTTGAAGTGGCGTTTGGAAAATAATGAGAAACTCAATGTTGTCTTTGAGGAGCCTCGCATTCCATATCGTGAGACTATTACCAAGAAAGCCCGTGCTGAATATCGTCATAAAAAGCAGAGTGGTGGTGCTGGTCAGTTCGGTGAGGTTCACCTTATCGTGGAGCCTTATGCAGAAGGTATGCCAGATCCTACCTCATTCACTTTCAATGGTCAGGAGTTCAAGATGAATATCAAGAGCCGTGAGGAAGTTGATTTGGAGTGGGGTGGAAAGTTGGTCTTCCTCAACTCTGTTGTTGGTGGTGCTATTGATGCACGTTTCATGCCAGCCATCTTAAAGGGTATCATGGATTGTATGGAGCATGGTCCGTTGACAGGTAGTTATGCGCGTGATGTACGAGTTATCGTTTACGATGGTAAGATGCACCCGGTAGATAGTAATGAGCTATCATTTATGTTGGCAGCACGACGTGCATTTAGTGATGCGTTCAAGCAGGCTGGTCCTAAGATTCTGGAACCAATCTACGACTTGGAAGTTTATGTGCCTGCAGACTTCATGGGTGATGTGATGAGCGACTTGCAAGGCCGTCGCGCTCTTATTATGGGTATGGACAGTGAGGCTGGTTATCAGAAGTTGAGTGCTAAGATTCCTTTGAAGGAACTCTCCAACTATTCGATTTCTCTCAGTTCCTTGACTGGTGGTCGAGCTTCCTTTACTACAAAGTTTGCAAGTTACGAACTTGTTCCTAATGATATCCAGAGCAAGTTGATTGCTGATCATGAGGAGGAATTGGCTAAAGAAGCAGAGTAA